A stretch of Oreochromis aureus strain Israel breed Guangdong linkage group 11, ZZ_aureus, whole genome shotgun sequence DNA encodes these proteins:
- the LOC116317992 gene encoding uncharacterized protein LOC116317992 isoform X1: protein MSLKNVDSRKNSEHRSMDSEILNIEEIVMGRGLPDPPPEAPPEKPAEPYKPITLNGPPAPSVHSYQHENLQCFQCFITFCSAKARERHMKTSHREEYKQQLQQGNTLFTCYVCNRTFLSSEELTQHQPTHSKDDKPFKCVHCKESFKTFSELTSHRRQVCPEKQMVCKDCNETFRSAGLLRAHHLTQHPRPDVETTEQPEDSTKTHRCKKCDQGFEAKSELIAHKEKYSEGQQCNGSASSVKKRGRPAKAEDPAGAEKKGKRKKKEEADIPEKTVKAGSTSDSTATPAEEKGKATVTAKSEMEDKKTPEDESQASAKERKPKAEPTPPRQHPCPKCDLTFPGLIQLRAHKKEKHAPRKAHPCEECEESFASSEQLDAHMSCAHAVGRFACPTCGESFGRERTLKAHQQSHPEGLGYITENEVQVLGSDEIKVEENSSNQPLTASTSQNRQTASVQLLHHRDIRTVLVKEESSLIVNDVPATNGSRHICWNVETLSENTVIPTVEVGERTTDCCILPEFNTSQCIFYPVKEEEREVLVESAGTSRNPEGSHDANQTESQTADCYIRESIHSVPDYQETRVKGLFSDPEVIDQQAVSDSEWQHLPDLHEFLLQSPDEEDMGGFELSDPQLDSEAEVIAYFSKNSAISAQQSDHTSQSLPTSVIPSNAPRDGNRTREPIDYFSKYFGWDTWVEIANCTNKLSNMPDAVTGREVARFVGIHIAMGTLKFPSAKLYWEDLTKVPLIAEAMPLSRFLELSRTLKLTSSKYPANANPHKGTCDSDQCGDEANGSDGSKQADPLWKVQPLLCRFKAGCQSLRREGDYAVDQYPLPLTGKVHNNKLSLYSTALIGFDGLLLHVDLKVDLSDKEGSVEKMVPKGSMVFLCKQELSTPVMLERLLGAGVHGAGRVGGARGQIGDEFVSSDGKLMLRRSHCGFILSTAGNGQRSAASLIENFEKAQMSARLHRELKNLYAIPLTASAPSCWPQAVLWYLTDLALVNSWLLYRQDFRASVPPLTLMAFRLEVSKALILSSCSDTQDSVPPQPPAAEVHTTNETHSPILVEESPLPDAATRYDGSGHWPEQLGEGEGGRCRFGDCQRTSRVLCLKCCVFLCISRNHNCFLNFHNQGSLGKE from the exons ATGAGTTTAAAAAAtg ttgaCTCCAGGAAGAACAGCGAACATCGCAGCATGGACTCGGAGATCTTGAACATAGAGGAGATCGTGATGGGACGAGGCTTGCCAGATCCACCACCTGAGGCTCCCCCGGAAAAGCCGGCAGAACCCTACAAACCCATCACTCTGAATGGACCTCCGGCTCCCTCGGTTCATTCCT ACCAGCATGAAAACCTGCAGTGCTTCCAGTGCTTCATCACGTTCTGCAGTGCAAAAGCCAGGGAGAGACATATGAAGACGAGCCACCGGGAGGAATacaagcagcagctgcagcag GGAAACACATTGTTCACATGCTACGTGTGCAACCGCACATTTCTGTCATCTGAGGAACTGACGCAGCACCAGCCAACACACAGCAAGGATGACAAGCCCTTCAAATGTGTTCACTGCAAAGAGAGCTTTAAAACGTTCTCTGAA CTCACATCCCATAGAAGACAGGTGTGCCCAGAGAAACAAATGGTTTGTAAAGATTGCAATGAAACGTTCCGTAGTGCCGGACTGCTGCGTGCTCATCACCTGACCCAGCATCCACGCCCAGATGTCGAGACTACAGAACAGCCAGAAGATTCTACAAAAACCCATCGCTGTAAGAAGTGTGACCAGGGATTTGAAGCTAAGTCGGAGCTGATAGCACACAAGGAGAAATACTCCGAAGGTCAGCAGTGCAACGGCAGCGCTTCATCTGTCAAGAAACGCGGACGGCCTGCCAAGGCTGAAGACCCTGCAGGTGCTGAGAAAAAGGGAAAGcggaaaaagaaagaggaagcagACATTCCCGAGAAGACCGTGAAGGCCGGCAGCACATCAGACTCGACGGCAACCCCAGCGGAAGAAAAAGGGAAAGCAACGGTGACAGCAAAGTCAGAAATGGAAGATAAAAAAACTCCCGAGGACGAGAGTCAGGCTTCAGCAAAGGAGAGGAAACCTAAAGCAGAACCGACCCCACCCCGTCAGCACCCGTGCCCCAAGTGCGACCTCACGTTCCCCGGCTTGATTCAGCTCCGTGCTCACAAGAAGGAGAAGCACGCCCCACGGAAAGCCCACCCCTGCGAAGAATGTGAAGAGAGCTTTGCCAGTTCAGAGCAGCTGGATGCCCACATGTCCTGCGCGCACGCCGTGGGCCGATTTGCCTGTCCGACCTGCGGGGAGAGCTTTGGCCGAGAGCGCACATTGAAAGCTCACCAGCAAAGCCACCCAGAG GGTTTGGGCTACATCACTGAAAATGAGGTACAAGTTCTTGGAAGTGATGAAATCAAGGTTGAAGAGAACAGTTCAAATCAACCACTGACTGCATCCACTAGTCAAAATAGACAGACTGCAAGCGTGCAGCTGCTGCATCATCGCGATATAAGGACTGTTCTGGTGAAAGAGGAAAGCAGCCTCATAGTGAATGATGTTCCAGCCACAAATGGCAGCAGACACATTTGCTGGAATGTAGAGACACTTAGTGAAAATACAGTCATCCCAA CAGTAGAGGTTGGGGAGAGGACAACGGACTGTTGCATCTTGCCAGAGTTCAACACCAGCCAGTGTATTTTCTATCCagtaaaggaggaggagagagaggtcCTAGTAGAATCTGCTGGGACCAGCAGAAACCCAGAGGGATCCCACGATGCAAATCAGACAGAAAGTCAAACAGCAGATTGTTATATAC GTGAATCGATCCATTCTGTACCAGACTATCAGGAAACAAGAGTCAAAGGTCTTTTCTCAGATCCTGAGGTCATCGATCAACAAG CTGTGTCAGACTCTGAGTGGCAGCACCTACCAGATCTTCATGAGTTTCTCCTCCAAAGTCCCGATGAAGAGGATATGGGTGGTTTTGAATTGTCAGATCCTCAGCTTGATTCAGAAGCAGAAGTAATTGCCTATTTCTCCAAGAACTCGGCCATCAGCGCACAACAGTCAGATCACACATCACAAAG TTTGCCAACATCTGTGATCCCGTCTAATGCACCAAGAGATGGCAACAGAACCAGAGAGCCCATTGATTACTTCTCTAAGTACTTTGGTTGGGATACCTGGGTAGAAATTGCCAACTGTACTAATAAACTGTCCAACATGCCTGACGCTGTCACGGGCAGGGAAGTTGCACGCTTTGTTGGGATCCACATCGCAATGGGAACTTTGAAG TTTCCCAGTGCAAAGCTCTACTGGGAAGACTTGACTAAGGTTCCCTTGATTGCTGAAGCCATGCCGTTGTCCCGTTTCCTCGAGCTGTCTCGCACGTTGAAGCTGACTTCTTCAAAGTATCCAGCCAACGCTAATCCCCACAAAGGAACTTGTGATAGTGATCAATGTGGTGACGAGGCAAATGGCTCAGATGGTTCAAAACAGGCTGATCCCCTGTGGAAAGTTCAGCCATTATTGTGTCGTTTCAAAGCAGGGTGCCAGTCATTAAGACGAGAGGGCGATTATGCAGTTGACCAATATCCACTTCCTCTCACTGGGAAGGTGCACAACAACAAACTGTCTCTCTACAGCACTGCGTTAATTGGATTTGACGGCTTACTCTTACATGTCGATCTTAAGGTGGATCTCTCAGACAAAGAAGGTTCTGTAGAAAAAATGGTCCCCAAAGGTAGTATGGTGTTCCTTTGCAAACAGGAACTCTCCACCCCTGTGATGCTCGAACGCCTTTTAGGTGCTGGGGTTCATGGAGCAGGCAGGGTGGGAGGGGCTCGAGGACAGATCGGGGATGAGTTTGTGAGCTCAGATGGGAAGTTGATGCTGCGCAGATCCCATTGTGGCTTCATACTTTCTACTGCGGGAAATGGCCAAAGGAGCGCGGCCTCTCTCATTGAAAACTTTGAGAAAGCCCAGATGTCGGCCCGTCTCCACAGAGAACTGAAAAATCTTTATGCAATTCCCCTCACTGCCTCTGCACCAAGCTGCTGGCCCCAAGCAGTGCTCTGGTACCTCACGGATCTGGCTTTGGTAAACTCCTGGCTCCTGTATCGACAGGATTTCAgagcatccgtgccacctttgACTCTCATGGCTTTCAGATTGGAAGTGTCCAAGGCTTTGATCCTCTCCAGTTGCTCGGATACCCAAGACTCAGTTCCTCCCCAGCCGCCGGCAGCAGAGGTTCACACAACAAATGAAACCCACAGTCCCATCCTGGTGGAGGAGAGTCCTCTGCCAGACGCAGCCACACGATATGACGGCTCAGGTCACTGGCCGGAGCAACTTggagagggagaggggggcaGGTGCCGTTTTGGGGACTGTCAGAGGACATCACGAGTGTTATGTCTCAAGTGCTGTGTCTTTCTTTGTATCTCACGTAACCACAACTGCTTTTTGAATTTCCATAATCAGGGAAGTTTGGGAAAAGAATAG
- the LOC116317992 gene encoding uncharacterized protein LOC116317992 isoform X2, which translates to MSLKNVDSRKNSEHRSMDSEILNIEEIVMGRGLPDPPPEAPPEKPAEPYKPITLNGPPAPSVHSYQHENLQCFQCFITFCSAKARERHMKTSHREEYKQQLQQGNTLFTCYVCNRTFLSSEELTQHQPTHSKDDKPFKCVHCKESFKTFSELTSHRRQVCPEKQMVCKDCNETFRSAGLLRAHHLTQHPRPDVETTEQPEDSTKTHRCKKCDQGFEAKSELIAHKEKYSEGQQCNGSASSVKKRGRPAKAEDPAGAEKKGKRKKKEEADIPEKTVKAGSTSDSTATPAEEKGKATVTAKSEMEDKKTPEDESQASAKERKPKAEPTPPRQHPCPKCDLTFPGLIQLRAHKKEKHAPRKAHPCEECEESFASSEQLDAHMSCAHAVGRFACPTCGESFGRERTLKAHQQSHPEGLGYITENEVQVLGSDEIKVEENSSNQPLTASTSQNRQTASVQLLHHRDIRTVLVKEESSLIVNDVPATNGSRHICWNVETLSENTVIPIEVGERTTDCCILPEFNTSQCIFYPVKEEEREVLVESAGTSRNPEGSHDANQTESQTADCYIRESIHSVPDYQETRVKGLFSDPEVIDQQAVSDSEWQHLPDLHEFLLQSPDEEDMGGFELSDPQLDSEAEVIAYFSKNSAISAQQSDHTSQSLPTSVIPSNAPRDGNRTREPIDYFSKYFGWDTWVEIANCTNKLSNMPDAVTGREVARFVGIHIAMGTLKFPSAKLYWEDLTKVPLIAEAMPLSRFLELSRTLKLTSSKYPANANPHKGTCDSDQCGDEANGSDGSKQADPLWKVQPLLCRFKAGCQSLRREGDYAVDQYPLPLTGKVHNNKLSLYSTALIGFDGLLLHVDLKVDLSDKEGSVEKMVPKGSMVFLCKQELSTPVMLERLLGAGVHGAGRVGGARGQIGDEFVSSDGKLMLRRSHCGFILSTAGNGQRSAASLIENFEKAQMSARLHRELKNLYAIPLTASAPSCWPQAVLWYLTDLALVNSWLLYRQDFRASVPPLTLMAFRLEVSKALILSSCSDTQDSVPPQPPAAEVHTTNETHSPILVEESPLPDAATRYDGSGHWPEQLGEGEGGRCRFGDCQRTSRVLCLKCCVFLCISRNHNCFLNFHNQGSLGKE; encoded by the exons ATGAGTTTAAAAAAtg ttgaCTCCAGGAAGAACAGCGAACATCGCAGCATGGACTCGGAGATCTTGAACATAGAGGAGATCGTGATGGGACGAGGCTTGCCAGATCCACCACCTGAGGCTCCCCCGGAAAAGCCGGCAGAACCCTACAAACCCATCACTCTGAATGGACCTCCGGCTCCCTCGGTTCATTCCT ACCAGCATGAAAACCTGCAGTGCTTCCAGTGCTTCATCACGTTCTGCAGTGCAAAAGCCAGGGAGAGACATATGAAGACGAGCCACCGGGAGGAATacaagcagcagctgcagcag GGAAACACATTGTTCACATGCTACGTGTGCAACCGCACATTTCTGTCATCTGAGGAACTGACGCAGCACCAGCCAACACACAGCAAGGATGACAAGCCCTTCAAATGTGTTCACTGCAAAGAGAGCTTTAAAACGTTCTCTGAA CTCACATCCCATAGAAGACAGGTGTGCCCAGAGAAACAAATGGTTTGTAAAGATTGCAATGAAACGTTCCGTAGTGCCGGACTGCTGCGTGCTCATCACCTGACCCAGCATCCACGCCCAGATGTCGAGACTACAGAACAGCCAGAAGATTCTACAAAAACCCATCGCTGTAAGAAGTGTGACCAGGGATTTGAAGCTAAGTCGGAGCTGATAGCACACAAGGAGAAATACTCCGAAGGTCAGCAGTGCAACGGCAGCGCTTCATCTGTCAAGAAACGCGGACGGCCTGCCAAGGCTGAAGACCCTGCAGGTGCTGAGAAAAAGGGAAAGcggaaaaagaaagaggaagcagACATTCCCGAGAAGACCGTGAAGGCCGGCAGCACATCAGACTCGACGGCAACCCCAGCGGAAGAAAAAGGGAAAGCAACGGTGACAGCAAAGTCAGAAATGGAAGATAAAAAAACTCCCGAGGACGAGAGTCAGGCTTCAGCAAAGGAGAGGAAACCTAAAGCAGAACCGACCCCACCCCGTCAGCACCCGTGCCCCAAGTGCGACCTCACGTTCCCCGGCTTGATTCAGCTCCGTGCTCACAAGAAGGAGAAGCACGCCCCACGGAAAGCCCACCCCTGCGAAGAATGTGAAGAGAGCTTTGCCAGTTCAGAGCAGCTGGATGCCCACATGTCCTGCGCGCACGCCGTGGGCCGATTTGCCTGTCCGACCTGCGGGGAGAGCTTTGGCCGAGAGCGCACATTGAAAGCTCACCAGCAAAGCCACCCAGAG GGTTTGGGCTACATCACTGAAAATGAGGTACAAGTTCTTGGAAGTGATGAAATCAAGGTTGAAGAGAACAGTTCAAATCAACCACTGACTGCATCCACTAGTCAAAATAGACAGACTGCAAGCGTGCAGCTGCTGCATCATCGCGATATAAGGACTGTTCTGGTGAAAGAGGAAAGCAGCCTCATAGTGAATGATGTTCCAGCCACAAATGGCAGCAGACACATTTGCTGGAATGTAGAGACACTTAGTGAAAATACAGTCATCCCAA TAGAGGTTGGGGAGAGGACAACGGACTGTTGCATCTTGCCAGAGTTCAACACCAGCCAGTGTATTTTCTATCCagtaaaggaggaggagagagaggtcCTAGTAGAATCTGCTGGGACCAGCAGAAACCCAGAGGGATCCCACGATGCAAATCAGACAGAAAGTCAAACAGCAGATTGTTATATAC GTGAATCGATCCATTCTGTACCAGACTATCAGGAAACAAGAGTCAAAGGTCTTTTCTCAGATCCTGAGGTCATCGATCAACAAG CTGTGTCAGACTCTGAGTGGCAGCACCTACCAGATCTTCATGAGTTTCTCCTCCAAAGTCCCGATGAAGAGGATATGGGTGGTTTTGAATTGTCAGATCCTCAGCTTGATTCAGAAGCAGAAGTAATTGCCTATTTCTCCAAGAACTCGGCCATCAGCGCACAACAGTCAGATCACACATCACAAAG TTTGCCAACATCTGTGATCCCGTCTAATGCACCAAGAGATGGCAACAGAACCAGAGAGCCCATTGATTACTTCTCTAAGTACTTTGGTTGGGATACCTGGGTAGAAATTGCCAACTGTACTAATAAACTGTCCAACATGCCTGACGCTGTCACGGGCAGGGAAGTTGCACGCTTTGTTGGGATCCACATCGCAATGGGAACTTTGAAG TTTCCCAGTGCAAAGCTCTACTGGGAAGACTTGACTAAGGTTCCCTTGATTGCTGAAGCCATGCCGTTGTCCCGTTTCCTCGAGCTGTCTCGCACGTTGAAGCTGACTTCTTCAAAGTATCCAGCCAACGCTAATCCCCACAAAGGAACTTGTGATAGTGATCAATGTGGTGACGAGGCAAATGGCTCAGATGGTTCAAAACAGGCTGATCCCCTGTGGAAAGTTCAGCCATTATTGTGTCGTTTCAAAGCAGGGTGCCAGTCATTAAGACGAGAGGGCGATTATGCAGTTGACCAATATCCACTTCCTCTCACTGGGAAGGTGCACAACAACAAACTGTCTCTCTACAGCACTGCGTTAATTGGATTTGACGGCTTACTCTTACATGTCGATCTTAAGGTGGATCTCTCAGACAAAGAAGGTTCTGTAGAAAAAATGGTCCCCAAAGGTAGTATGGTGTTCCTTTGCAAACAGGAACTCTCCACCCCTGTGATGCTCGAACGCCTTTTAGGTGCTGGGGTTCATGGAGCAGGCAGGGTGGGAGGGGCTCGAGGACAGATCGGGGATGAGTTTGTGAGCTCAGATGGGAAGTTGATGCTGCGCAGATCCCATTGTGGCTTCATACTTTCTACTGCGGGAAATGGCCAAAGGAGCGCGGCCTCTCTCATTGAAAACTTTGAGAAAGCCCAGATGTCGGCCCGTCTCCACAGAGAACTGAAAAATCTTTATGCAATTCCCCTCACTGCCTCTGCACCAAGCTGCTGGCCCCAAGCAGTGCTCTGGTACCTCACGGATCTGGCTTTGGTAAACTCCTGGCTCCTGTATCGACAGGATTTCAgagcatccgtgccacctttgACTCTCATGGCTTTCAGATTGGAAGTGTCCAAGGCTTTGATCCTCTCCAGTTGCTCGGATACCCAAGACTCAGTTCCTCCCCAGCCGCCGGCAGCAGAGGTTCACACAACAAATGAAACCCACAGTCCCATCCTGGTGGAGGAGAGTCCTCTGCCAGACGCAGCCACACGATATGACGGCTCAGGTCACTGGCCGGAGCAACTTggagagggagaggggggcaGGTGCCGTTTTGGGGACTGTCAGAGGACATCACGAGTGTTATGTCTCAAGTGCTGTGTCTTTCTTTGTATCTCACGTAACCACAACTGCTTTTTGAATTTCCATAATCAGGGAAGTTTGGGAAAAGAATAG
- the LOC116317992 gene encoding uncharacterized protein LOC116317992 isoform X3 — MDSEILNIEEIVMGRGLPDPPPEAPPEKPAEPYKPITLNGPPAPSVHSYQHENLQCFQCFITFCSAKARERHMKTSHREEYKQQLQQGNTLFTCYVCNRTFLSSEELTQHQPTHSKDDKPFKCVHCKESFKTFSELTSHRRQVCPEKQMVCKDCNETFRSAGLLRAHHLTQHPRPDVETTEQPEDSTKTHRCKKCDQGFEAKSELIAHKEKYSEGQQCNGSASSVKKRGRPAKAEDPAGAEKKGKRKKKEEADIPEKTVKAGSTSDSTATPAEEKGKATVTAKSEMEDKKTPEDESQASAKERKPKAEPTPPRQHPCPKCDLTFPGLIQLRAHKKEKHAPRKAHPCEECEESFASSEQLDAHMSCAHAVGRFACPTCGESFGRERTLKAHQQSHPEGLGYITENEVQVLGSDEIKVEENSSNQPLTASTSQNRQTASVQLLHHRDIRTVLVKEESSLIVNDVPATNGSRHICWNVETLSENTVIPTVEVGERTTDCCILPEFNTSQCIFYPVKEEEREVLVESAGTSRNPEGSHDANQTESQTADCYIRESIHSVPDYQETRVKGLFSDPEVIDQQAVSDSEWQHLPDLHEFLLQSPDEEDMGGFELSDPQLDSEAEVIAYFSKNSAISAQQSDHTSQSLPTSVIPSNAPRDGNRTREPIDYFSKYFGWDTWVEIANCTNKLSNMPDAVTGREVARFVGIHIAMGTLKFPSAKLYWEDLTKVPLIAEAMPLSRFLELSRTLKLTSSKYPANANPHKGTCDSDQCGDEANGSDGSKQADPLWKVQPLLCRFKAGCQSLRREGDYAVDQYPLPLTGKVHNNKLSLYSTALIGFDGLLLHVDLKVDLSDKEGSVEKMVPKGSMVFLCKQELSTPVMLERLLGAGVHGAGRVGGARGQIGDEFVSSDGKLMLRRSHCGFILSTAGNGQRSAASLIENFEKAQMSARLHRELKNLYAIPLTASAPSCWPQAVLWYLTDLALVNSWLLYRQDFRASVPPLTLMAFRLEVSKALILSSCSDTQDSVPPQPPAAEVHTTNETHSPILVEESPLPDAATRYDGSGHWPEQLGEGEGGRCRFGDCQRTSRVLCLKCCVFLCISRNHNCFLNFHNQGSLGKE; from the exons ATGGACTCGGAGATCTTGAACATAGAGGAGATCGTGATGGGACGAGGCTTGCCAGATCCACCACCTGAGGCTCCCCCGGAAAAGCCGGCAGAACCCTACAAACCCATCACTCTGAATGGACCTCCGGCTCCCTCGGTTCATTCCT ACCAGCATGAAAACCTGCAGTGCTTCCAGTGCTTCATCACGTTCTGCAGTGCAAAAGCCAGGGAGAGACATATGAAGACGAGCCACCGGGAGGAATacaagcagcagctgcagcag GGAAACACATTGTTCACATGCTACGTGTGCAACCGCACATTTCTGTCATCTGAGGAACTGACGCAGCACCAGCCAACACACAGCAAGGATGACAAGCCCTTCAAATGTGTTCACTGCAAAGAGAGCTTTAAAACGTTCTCTGAA CTCACATCCCATAGAAGACAGGTGTGCCCAGAGAAACAAATGGTTTGTAAAGATTGCAATGAAACGTTCCGTAGTGCCGGACTGCTGCGTGCTCATCACCTGACCCAGCATCCACGCCCAGATGTCGAGACTACAGAACAGCCAGAAGATTCTACAAAAACCCATCGCTGTAAGAAGTGTGACCAGGGATTTGAAGCTAAGTCGGAGCTGATAGCACACAAGGAGAAATACTCCGAAGGTCAGCAGTGCAACGGCAGCGCTTCATCTGTCAAGAAACGCGGACGGCCTGCCAAGGCTGAAGACCCTGCAGGTGCTGAGAAAAAGGGAAAGcggaaaaagaaagaggaagcagACATTCCCGAGAAGACCGTGAAGGCCGGCAGCACATCAGACTCGACGGCAACCCCAGCGGAAGAAAAAGGGAAAGCAACGGTGACAGCAAAGTCAGAAATGGAAGATAAAAAAACTCCCGAGGACGAGAGTCAGGCTTCAGCAAAGGAGAGGAAACCTAAAGCAGAACCGACCCCACCCCGTCAGCACCCGTGCCCCAAGTGCGACCTCACGTTCCCCGGCTTGATTCAGCTCCGTGCTCACAAGAAGGAGAAGCACGCCCCACGGAAAGCCCACCCCTGCGAAGAATGTGAAGAGAGCTTTGCCAGTTCAGAGCAGCTGGATGCCCACATGTCCTGCGCGCACGCCGTGGGCCGATTTGCCTGTCCGACCTGCGGGGAGAGCTTTGGCCGAGAGCGCACATTGAAAGCTCACCAGCAAAGCCACCCAGAG GGTTTGGGCTACATCACTGAAAATGAGGTACAAGTTCTTGGAAGTGATGAAATCAAGGTTGAAGAGAACAGTTCAAATCAACCACTGACTGCATCCACTAGTCAAAATAGACAGACTGCAAGCGTGCAGCTGCTGCATCATCGCGATATAAGGACTGTTCTGGTGAAAGAGGAAAGCAGCCTCATAGTGAATGATGTTCCAGCCACAAATGGCAGCAGACACATTTGCTGGAATGTAGAGACACTTAGTGAAAATACAGTCATCCCAA CAGTAGAGGTTGGGGAGAGGACAACGGACTGTTGCATCTTGCCAGAGTTCAACACCAGCCAGTGTATTTTCTATCCagtaaaggaggaggagagagaggtcCTAGTAGAATCTGCTGGGACCAGCAGAAACCCAGAGGGATCCCACGATGCAAATCAGACAGAAAGTCAAACAGCAGATTGTTATATAC GTGAATCGATCCATTCTGTACCAGACTATCAGGAAACAAGAGTCAAAGGTCTTTTCTCAGATCCTGAGGTCATCGATCAACAAG CTGTGTCAGACTCTGAGTGGCAGCACCTACCAGATCTTCATGAGTTTCTCCTCCAAAGTCCCGATGAAGAGGATATGGGTGGTTTTGAATTGTCAGATCCTCAGCTTGATTCAGAAGCAGAAGTAATTGCCTATTTCTCCAAGAACTCGGCCATCAGCGCACAACAGTCAGATCACACATCACAAAG TTTGCCAACATCTGTGATCCCGTCTAATGCACCAAGAGATGGCAACAGAACCAGAGAGCCCATTGATTACTTCTCTAAGTACTTTGGTTGGGATACCTGGGTAGAAATTGCCAACTGTACTAATAAACTGTCCAACATGCCTGACGCTGTCACGGGCAGGGAAGTTGCACGCTTTGTTGGGATCCACATCGCAATGGGAACTTTGAAG TTTCCCAGTGCAAAGCTCTACTGGGAAGACTTGACTAAGGTTCCCTTGATTGCTGAAGCCATGCCGTTGTCCCGTTTCCTCGAGCTGTCTCGCACGTTGAAGCTGACTTCTTCAAAGTATCCAGCCAACGCTAATCCCCACAAAGGAACTTGTGATAGTGATCAATGTGGTGACGAGGCAAATGGCTCAGATGGTTCAAAACAGGCTGATCCCCTGTGGAAAGTTCAGCCATTATTGTGTCGTTTCAAAGCAGGGTGCCAGTCATTAAGACGAGAGGGCGATTATGCAGTTGACCAATATCCACTTCCTCTCACTGGGAAGGTGCACAACAACAAACTGTCTCTCTACAGCACTGCGTTAATTGGATTTGACGGCTTACTCTTACATGTCGATCTTAAGGTGGATCTCTCAGACAAAGAAGGTTCTGTAGAAAAAATGGTCCCCAAAGGTAGTATGGTGTTCCTTTGCAAACAGGAACTCTCCACCCCTGTGATGCTCGAACGCCTTTTAGGTGCTGGGGTTCATGGAGCAGGCAGGGTGGGAGGGGCTCGAGGACAGATCGGGGATGAGTTTGTGAGCTCAGATGGGAAGTTGATGCTGCGCAGATCCCATTGTGGCTTCATACTTTCTACTGCGGGAAATGGCCAAAGGAGCGCGGCCTCTCTCATTGAAAACTTTGAGAAAGCCCAGATGTCGGCCCGTCTCCACAGAGAACTGAAAAATCTTTATGCAATTCCCCTCACTGCCTCTGCACCAAGCTGCTGGCCCCAAGCAGTGCTCTGGTACCTCACGGATCTGGCTTTGGTAAACTCCTGGCTCCTGTATCGACAGGATTTCAgagcatccgtgccacctttgACTCTCATGGCTTTCAGATTGGAAGTGTCCAAGGCTTTGATCCTCTCCAGTTGCTCGGATACCCAAGACTCAGTTCCTCCCCAGCCGCCGGCAGCAGAGGTTCACACAACAAATGAAACCCACAGTCCCATCCTGGTGGAGGAGAGTCCTCTGCCAGACGCAGCCACACGATATGACGGCTCAGGTCACTGGCCGGAGCAACTTggagagggagaggggggcaGGTGCCGTTTTGGGGACTGTCAGAGGACATCACGAGTGTTATGTCTCAAGTGCTGTGTCTTTCTTTGTATCTCACGTAACCACAACTGCTTTTTGAATTTCCATAATCAGGGAAGTTTGGGAAAAGAATAG